From a single Hippopotamus amphibius kiboko isolate mHipAmp2 chromosome X, mHipAmp2.hap2, whole genome shotgun sequence genomic region:
- the LOC130841572 gene encoding LOW QUALITY PROTEIN: melanoma-associated antigen B5-like (The sequence of the model RefSeq protein was modified relative to this genomic sequence to represent the inferred CDS: inserted 1 base in 1 codon) codes for MPWGHKSKVRTREKRHQAGGDFQSHRRVQANAVMEEPRFSSSVLEDNPQSSSATGFNSTSQGSWKAPSTTITSSRTLNTRSDEDNSQDKEHPCSPDVSPSTKSTYSDTLTRKADLLEQFLLYKYKMKQPIMKEDMLKIVNQKYHNRFAEILKRASERIEAVFAADLKEVDSTIHSYDLVSKLKLPNNGRVRAGRGLPKTGLLMTVLGVIFMKGNCATEEDMWKFLNMMRVYAGRKHFIYGEPRKLITKDFVRLKYLEYCQVANSDPPRYEFLWGPKAHAETTKMKVLEFLAKVNDTVPSVFSLRYEEALQDEEERARARIAARPGTTVTSXACSTIMSNSFSHPY; via the exons ATGCCTTGGGGTCACAAGAGTAAGGTCCGCACCCGTGAGAAACGCCACCAGGCCGGAGGTGACTTCCAGAGTCACAGGAGAGTTCAGGCCAATGCAGTAATGGAAGAGCCCCgcttctcctcttctgttttgGAAGATAATCCCCAGAGTTCATCAGCTACTGGGTTTAACAGCACTTCCCAGGGGTCTTGGAAAGCCCCTTCTACCACCATCACCTCTTCAAGAACTCTTAACACAAGATCTGATGAAGATAACAGTCAAGATAAGGAACACCCATGTTCCCCTGATGTCTCACCTTCTACTAAGAGCACATACAGCGATACTCTAACTAGGAAGGCAGATTTGTTGGAGCAGTTCCTTCTGTACAAGTATAAAATGAAGCAGCCCATTATGAAGGAAGACATGCTGAAGATTGTCAACCAAAAGTATCACAACCGATTTGCTGAGATTCTCAAGAGAGCCTCTGAACGCATTGAGGCTGTCTTTGCAGCTGACTTGAAGGAAGTTGACTCAACCATCCACTCATATGACCTTGTCAGCAAACTGAAACTCCCCAACAATGGGAGGGTGCGTGCTGGCAGGGGGTTACCTAAGACCGGTCTCTTAATGACAGTCTTGGGTGTGATCTTCATGAAGGGCAACTGTGCCACTGAGGAAGACATGTGGAAATTCCTGAATATGATGCGAGTATATGCTGGGAGGAAGCACTTCATCTATGGGGAACCGAGGAAGCTCATCACCAAAGATTTCGTGAGGCTCAAGTACCTGGAGTACTGCCAAGTGGCCAACAGCGATCCTCCACGCTATGAGTTCCTGTGGGGCCCAAAAGCCCACGCTGAAACCACCAAGATGAAAGTCTTGGAATTTTTGGCGAAGGTCAACGATACGGTTCCCAGTGTCTTTTCATTACGATATGAAGAAGCTTTGCAAGATGAGGAAGAGAGGGCTAGAGCCAGAATTGCAGCCAGGCCTGGCACTACTGTCACTT ATGCATGTTCCACGATCATGTCCAACAGCTTCTCCCACCCCTATTGA